A single genomic interval of bacterium harbors:
- a CDS encoding sulfide/dihydroorotate dehydrogenase-like FAD/NAD-binding protein: MYPIVKKSMLTPTMAMMHVKAPWVARKAQPGQFIIVRLGEEGERIPLSLSGWDREEGTLRLIIQAVGATTRQMVALKEGDAFTDLVGPLGQRAHGLGTGTLVVIGGGYGAGAVMPTAREAKAEGRRVIGIVGARSKDLVLLEDEMRSVCDDVLITTDDGSHGIKGLVTDALKRVIDREPVGAVLAIGPVPMMRAVSALTRPHQIKTMVSLNAVMVDGTGMCGGCRVTVGGQTKFACFDGPDFDGHQVDYDELALRQRMYRPLEALALDHLCHIEKAMP, encoded by the coding sequence ATGTATCCGATCGTAAAGAAATCCATGCTCACCCCGACCATGGCGATGATGCACGTCAAAGCGCCATGGGTCGCCCGCAAGGCGCAACCGGGACAATTCATCATCGTGCGGCTGGGCGAGGAAGGCGAGCGCATCCCCCTGTCGCTGTCGGGATGGGACCGAGAGGAAGGCACGTTGCGTCTGATCATTCAGGCGGTCGGCGCCACCACGCGGCAGATGGTCGCTTTGAAGGAAGGGGACGCCTTCACCGATCTGGTGGGGCCATTGGGGCAACGCGCTCATGGTCTGGGCACGGGCACTCTGGTGGTCATCGGCGGCGGCTACGGCGCCGGCGCGGTAATGCCCACCGCGCGGGAGGCCAAGGCCGAAGGGCGACGGGTCATCGGCATCGTCGGCGCCCGCTCGAAGGATCTGGTGCTGCTCGAGGACGAGATGCGCTCGGTCTGCGACGATGTGCTGATCACCACCGACGACGGCTCCCATGGCATCAAGGGACTGGTGACCGACGCGCTGAAGCGCGTGATCGACCGGGAGCCGGTGGGCGCGGTCCTGGCCATCGGGCCGGTGCCGATGATGCGCGCGGTCAGCGCGCTGACCCGCCCGCACCAAATCAAGACCATGGTCTCCCTCAACGCCGTGATGGTCGACGGCACCGGGATGTGCGGCGGCTGCCGGGTCACGGTCGGGGGACAAACAAAGTTTGCCTGCTTTGATGGCCCGGATTTCGACGGGCATCAGGTCGATTACGACGAATTGGCGCTGCGCCAGCGGATGTACCGTCCGCTGGAAGCGCTGGCGCTTGATCACCTCTGCCATATCGAGAAGGCAATGCCATGA
- the dnaX gene encoding DNA polymerase III subunit gamma/tau translates to MADSYQALARKWRPQTFDDVVAQPQVTTTLKNALASGRIHHAYLFCGPRGTGKTTTARILAKALNCEKGPTPTPCNECHACRSITTGSNLDVLEIDAASNTGVDQIRDLRDSTLYVPAQSRFKIYIIDEVHRLTSNAKDALLKTLEEPPPAVKFIFATTEAHEVPQTVRSRSLRLDFHLLSQDALRRHLQTIASNEKLDIEPGALEVIAAEAAGSVRDSLSLLDQIAAYAGGRVTVDLANEALGLVDTQILFAFTDAVARADVGAAIDAVGAVARAGRDYLQFARQLTEHLKRLLFAKTLGAKFSDEGLGAEDLERYRTTASTWEENDLLRLLLMALEVGQRVRRGAPQPRMELEIYAMRAARMESSIDLRALLKRLEAQGAAMPPAPRPAAPPAPPQARAPLPTKPMVRAPEPEPPLAPEPPRAAVGELAWEPILEAICEHRPSLRSVLGHAQIVRTSPGVFELHVAKSNEFQQRQLAEKSVRDLIHTETIRAIGQGARLSIHVKSLDAMPASAPIGASSPAPARPAKAADEQRLADHGLQEILRRFDGEIVE, encoded by the coding sequence ATGGCTGACTCCTACCAGGCCCTCGCCCGCAAGTGGCGCCCGCAGACCTTCGACGATGTCGTCGCGCAACCGCAGGTCACCACGACCCTGAAGAACGCGCTGGCCTCCGGACGCATCCACCACGCCTACCTCTTCTGCGGACCGCGAGGCACCGGCAAGACCACGACCGCGCGCATCCTTGCCAAGGCGCTCAACTGCGAGAAGGGGCCGACCCCGACGCCGTGCAACGAGTGCCACGCCTGCCGGTCGATCACCACTGGCTCCAACCTCGATGTGCTGGAAATCGACGCCGCCTCCAACACCGGCGTCGACCAGATCCGCGACCTGCGCGACTCGACGCTTTATGTGCCGGCGCAATCGCGGTTCAAAATCTACATCATCGATGAGGTCCACCGGCTGACCTCAAATGCCAAGGACGCGCTGCTGAAGACGCTGGAGGAGCCGCCGCCGGCGGTAAAGTTCATCTTCGCCACCACCGAGGCGCACGAAGTGCCGCAGACGGTGCGTTCGCGCTCGCTGCGTCTGGATTTCCACTTGCTCTCGCAGGATGCCCTGCGCCGCCACCTGCAGACCATCGCGTCCAACGAGAAGCTCGATATCGAGCCGGGGGCGCTGGAAGTGATCGCCGCCGAGGCGGCCGGGTCGGTGCGTGATTCGCTCTCGCTTCTCGACCAGATCGCCGCCTACGCCGGGGGACGAGTCACCGTCGATCTGGCCAACGAGGCGCTGGGGCTGGTCGACACCCAGATACTCTTTGCCTTCACCGATGCGGTCGCGCGCGCCGATGTCGGGGCCGCGATCGATGCGGTGGGGGCGGTGGCACGCGCCGGGCGCGACTACCTGCAGTTCGCGCGGCAGTTGACCGAACACCTCAAGCGCCTGCTGTTCGCCAAAACCCTTGGCGCGAAATTCAGCGACGAGGGGCTGGGCGCCGAGGACCTGGAGCGCTACCGCACGACCGCTTCTACTTGGGAAGAAAACGACCTTCTCCGTTTGCTGCTGATGGCCCTCGAAGTGGGCCAGCGGGTGCGGCGTGGCGCGCCCCAGCCGCGCATGGAGCTGGAGATCTACGCCATGCGCGCCGCGCGAATGGAATCCTCGATCGACCTGCGCGCACTGCTGAAACGACTGGAAGCACAGGGCGCCGCGATGCCACCGGCGCCGCGTCCCGCCGCTCCACCGGCGCCGCCCCAGGCCAGGGCGCCGCTGCCGACCAAGCCGATGGTACGCGCTCCCGAGCCGGAACCGCCGTTGGCGCCGGAGCCGCCGCGCGCCGCCGTCGGTGAGTTGGCCTGGGAGCCGATCCTCGAAGCGATCTGCGAGCACCGTCCCAGTCTGCGTTCAGTTCTGGGGCATGCGCAGATCGTGCGCACCTCGCCCGGTGTGTTCGAGCTGCACGTGGCCAAAAGCAACGAGTTCCAACAGCGGCAATTGGCGGAAAAGTCGGTGCGCGACCTGATTCACACCGAGACCATCCGGGCCATCGGCCAGGGAGCGCGTCTGAGCATCCATGTCAAATCGCTCGATGCCATGCCGGCCTCCGCCCCCATCGGCGCATCCTCGCCCGCGCCGGCCCGTCCGGCCAAGGCCGCCGACGAGCAGCGATTGGCCGACCATGGACTGCAAGAAATCTTGCGGCGTTTTGACGGGGAAATCGTAGAATAG
- the recR gene encoding recombination mediator RecR, producing MANTSATLDHLIDQFAKLPGVGKKSAYRLAYHVMQAPMDQARALAQAIIAVKERIVFCSVCYNITDDDPCPICRSTERNKAMVCVVEEPHDVLAFERSGAYQGVYHVLGGVFSPLDGIGPEELKISELVARIKGDGIREVILATNPTAEGEMTANYLAKVLKPLGVTISRIARGLPMGGDVEYADTNTIMRALEGRTEF from the coding sequence ATGGCCAACACTTCCGCCACCCTCGATCACCTGATCGATCAATTCGCCAAACTGCCGGGCGTGGGGAAAAAGTCCGCCTACCGGCTGGCCTATCATGTCATGCAGGCGCCGATGGACCAGGCGCGCGCCCTGGCGCAGGCGATCATCGCGGTCAAGGAGCGGATCGTCTTTTGCTCGGTCTGCTACAACATCACCGACGATGACCCCTGCCCGATCTGCCGCTCGACCGAACGCAACAAGGCCATGGTCTGTGTGGTCGAGGAACCGCACGATGTCCTGGCCTTCGAACGCTCCGGCGCCTACCAGGGCGTGTATCATGTGTTGGGCGGCGTGTTTTCGCCGCTGGACGGCATCGGCCCCGAGGAGCTGAAGATCAGCGAGCTGGTGGCGCGGATCAAAGGCGACGGCATCCGCGAGGTGATCCTCGCCACCAACCCGACCGCCGAAGGGGAGATGACCGCCAACTACCTGGCCAAGGTGCTCAAACCGCTGGGGGTGACGATCTCGCGCATCGCCCGCGGGCTGCCGATGGGCGGCGATGTCGAGTACGCCGACACCAACACGATCATGCGCGCGCTCGAAGGACGGACGGAATTTTAG
- a CDS encoding YbaB/EbfC family nucleoid-associated protein — protein MTNMEQLLKQVRKMQAEMEKIQQSLENETVEGTAGGGMVKVTVNGKREVLSVKLDPEVVKSDDIEMLEELICVAVNQANQKAAELQAQSMSKLTGGMPLPGMGF, from the coding sequence ATGACGAATATGGAACAGCTGCTCAAGCAGGTGCGCAAGATGCAGGCGGAGATGGAGAAGATCCAGCAGTCGCTCGAGAATGAGACCGTTGAGGGCACCGCCGGCGGCGGCATGGTCAAGGTGACCGTCAATGGCAAGCGCGAAGTCCTCTCCGTCAAACTCGATCCCGAAGTGGTCAAGTCGGACGATATCGAAATGCTGGAAGAACTGATCTGCGTCGCCGTCAACCAGGCCAACCAGAAGGCCGCCGAACTGCAGGCGCAGAGCATGTCGAAGCTGACCGGCGGCATGCCGCTGCCGGGAATGGGATTTTAG
- a CDS encoding peroxiredoxin, producing MFRTILPLLWLALTLEIPMTSPTQAADTLVVGAQAPDFTLPYATKDSIAAEPLTLSHELGHGPIVLAFYPADWSGGCTVEVCTFRDHFAELSKLGVRVWGISGDYKWSHYEWARHHNLPFELLSDHDHAVARLYNSYDPAHLLNRRTVYVVGSDGRIAYMNDNYRAREPQDFEALKTALAGIR from the coding sequence GTGTTCCGTACAATCCTGCCGCTTCTATGGCTGGCGCTGACCCTGGAGATTCCGATGACATCACCGACACAGGCGGCTGACACGCTGGTTGTGGGCGCCCAGGCCCCCGATTTCACCCTGCCGTATGCGACCAAAGATTCCATCGCCGCCGAACCGCTGACTCTCTCCCATGAGCTGGGCCACGGGCCGATCGTGCTGGCCTTCTATCCGGCCGACTGGAGCGGCGGTTGCACCGTCGAGGTCTGCACCTTCCGCGATCATTTCGCCGAGCTCAGCAAACTGGGCGTGCGAGTGTGGGGAATTTCCGGCGACTACAAGTGGTCGCACTACGAATGGGCGCGCCATCACAACCTGCCCTTTGAGCTGCTGTCCGATCATGATCACGCCGTGGCGCGGCTCTACAACAGCTACGATCCGGCGCACCTGCTTAATCGCCGGACGGTCTATGTGGTGGGGTCCGATGGACGGATCGCCTACATGAACGACAACTACCGCGCGCGCGAACCGCAGGATTTTGAAGCGCTGAAGACGGCGCTGGCCGGGATCCGGTAG